The segment AGCCACAGCTAAATCAATTGCTTTCTTTAAAACTAATTTACTATGCTTCTTCAGATCATCTATTACTAAGTTTTCATAAGCTAATTGGTTAGTAATAATCTTCTGTCTAGCATAGTTAAGAATCTCTTCTGCATCCGACTTATTGCCTGATTCTTTTTCTTGTTGTTGATTCTGCTCCTCTTCTTGAATTTCTTCGTTCTCCTGCATATTATGTGATTTAATATCTATAATGTCTTCATTACGTACGTTATTATTTACTTTACTTTTCTTTACTTTACTTTGTTTTTTATTGTCATCATCATCTTCAACTAAGTCAGGGTTTTTGTTAACATTAACTAGGTTATTGTATTCAGAAACATCAACAAGCATAAAATCGGGGTTATACTCAACCTTTTTCCTTCTAGCAGTTGCTTTAAAAAATCTCTTTTGTATGCCATGGGAAGTTAATATACCGTGCTTTTCATAAAGTTCTTCATGAAATATTCCTTCGTTTATGCATACATCAACTACGTTATTGACTACATTAACCTCGACTGAGTTTTTATGAGCAAATATTTTTGCTTCTCTTTCTCTCCATTTAATGTAATAACCACTACTATAAATCTTCATAAATAATTTAACTGCAAGTGCAAAACCTTCTAAACCACATTCAGCTTCGAGCATAAAAACTTTGTCATCTTGGTCCATGTCTACATCTAATGGAAAATAATCTAGTCCTTCTTTTTGAGGTCTAGCCAATATAATACCTCCTTTCCAAAATCTAGCTTACATTAGCTATTAAGAAGTCAGCCACAGTCCAACAACCAGACTTGATTTCTGCTGTTTAATATTCCTTCTGACATTCCATACATAGAATTTTACCTTCGAATCTATCCTGATTATTCTCGCAAAATTCTACTACTTTTTCTGAGACCTCTTCTTTACATGCTTCACAACGTTCTTTTCTTAAGATCTCTAGATAAGTCTTAAGATTCTTAACTGAACAATCTCTAAGTCCAGCTTTACCAAAATTATTTACTAAAATTGTTTTAGCTTCTCCTATTTCAAATTCTCTATTTTCCATTTCTTGAGTAATCACTTCAATTAACTCCTGTTTATCCATTGAATTCTCCCGATTATCTTTCTTTTGTTTCTGACTGCTATTATCACTATTGTTTTTAACTTTGCCATTCTTAATCGGACTATCAACTATACGCTCCCCCTCTTCCATCTCAGGAGCAAACTGAGTTCCATAACCTAAGGCAGCCAGAGCTCTACCAATAGCACCCGTTTCAGATTTCTCTACGAAGTCGAAAAACTTTGATTTGTATTCTGTCTTGGTTCCTTGCGCTAATTGCCGATTGTTTTTATCACTGATAGTTGCTTGACAGACAGCTACTCCCTGATCCATGTCTAAAATCAAATAATCTGTATCTATCGTATAATCTGGATGATCTTCTCTAAACCAGACTAATCTCCACTTAACTTCTAGATAATCCCGCCCTTTCACTTTAGTTAGATGTTTTTGAGGATTGAAACTCATCTATACCGCCGCCTTTTCTGGTTCAATACCTTTTTCTGTCTCGGTTTGAGCTTCCACCTGAGAAAAGATCTCCCAGGTGAAAGGAATTCCATACTCCTCAATCCGAACAATTAACTTATATCTGCCATTTAGTAATTCAACTTTAATAACATCAGTCATATGTTCTTTAATATTTGGAGTCAAAGGTAATAACTTTAGTTCCTTCATTAATAAATCTTGGTATTCAGTTTTCCTTTTTCTCTTGCCAAATAACTGATTAACTGAGTATCCTTTTTTCTCTACTTCTTCTAATAAGTCCACAGCTTCTAAGCCAGATATTTCTCTTTGATCAATCTGTTGAAATGATTTAAGTCCTTCGGCAGTCTGTTGATAATGAATAAAATTAATGTAAGCAGATTTATTATAAATAGCTTCAATACTCTTTAACTCCTTAGAAACTTCCATTAACATTCACCCCCGGAAGCCTTATCTTTAGCCTTAGCTTTTTTCCTAATACTCCTAGCAACGCCTTTCGCATATATACCTGCTGCTTTCTTAACTCTCTCTGGATCTTCCAAAACCTTTATCTCAGTAACGACAATTTTATCTTTTGCCATTGATATGTACCTCCAAAGATGGTATAATTTAAATGATAATTAAATTAATAAGTTTTAAACTGAGACACTTGCTTTCCCAGAGCAGGTGTCTTTTTTTATATCGTCAAAATCAATTACAGTCGGAAGATATTTGTTATCATAATACTTACGCAAACACTTCCTGTCCCTCTTCTCTAAATCAAAGCCTGAATCATCTCCTACAATATCCATATGCTCAACACAATGGTTTAGATCTTTGCCTTTTTCAAGCACCCTGTATACTGCTTTAGACTGCTCTTTAGTACAATCATTCTTGTGCTGCACGTTATGAAGTCTACCTTTAGCTTTCCGAATAGCTTCAATTGTTTCTCTGCATTCCTGTTCTAACTTATCCATAGTAAAGAATAAATCTAGCCTAACCCCTTCAAAGTATACTGGCGCTGTTGTATCACCCTTAAGTACTAATTTAAGCCTAATACTACCTAAGACTTGAGTTGCTAGTGAATAAAATTCTTCGGGCGGCTTGGTTCCATTGAGATACTGAGACACTACGCTTTCCGAATATCCCATTTCTTGAGCTAATTTCTTTTGGCTCCATCCTTTCCGTTGTAACTCTTTTTTAACAAGTTCTTTTCGGGCGTCTCTCACTTTATTACCTCCCTTCAAATAATCATTTAAAAAGTTCAATAATAGTAAAGTACAGCTATTGTTAATTTGATTTGTTTAGACTTATAATATAACTAGAAGATATCACGTATTGCAGATCTCGACGAATCTCATAATTTGTCAGCTGCAATCAATTACTTCCATCTCAGTTTTCTTTGCTAAGCCACTGCTTAAACAACTACACTTTCAAGCTCATCCTGCTTATTATTAATCGTGCTGCCATGAAACCAGGCCAGAAATTGATCCCTCTGGATGGCCCACTTACCATCAATCTTTCTAGCGGGAATCTCTCCTCGTTCTAAAAGCGTATATACTTTTGTACTTGAAACTGGTAATAACTCTTCAACGTCCTTTGGAGTCAATGAAAAAGGCAATTCTTTACGTGAATTCTCTATGCATTTAAGAAGAACATCTCGAACAACAAGCTCAAAACTGATATGTGATTCAGCTATTGATTCATCTTCATCGATCTGATTTAGCTTCTCAATCATCTCATCTTTAAGCTGTTCAATTTCTTTCAAGCTCTTTACTTTATCATCTAATGTCAATCTAGCCACCACTCTCACCTCCTTAGTTTGAAAATAATAAATGATCTTAAAAGTAATAACTCCAAAACCCAAATTATTAATCACTTACGCCTACACTATATTACATTCACTTTCTTGTATTATTTACTCTCTGGGGTCTTCCATCTTTTTAAACACTTCACCACAGTTACACTTATACTTCACAAGGTGAACCTTATCATTGATCACTTGAATTGGAGGTAGTAACTTCCATGCGTTATATCCTTTACCACACGATGGGCACTGCCTACTAAATTGACTGAGCATTACTTTTGTCGTAACATCATCAGTATTCTCCCAAACCCTTCTAGCTTGAATTATAAAACTATCATCTTTCACTTTACCGACCTCCTTAAAAATTATTACTGAGCACATGAAGCTTATTGAACAACAGCAAAGCTAAGTAGAATAAGCCTGCTGATAACAATAAGCCAACAATGTTCCAAATTACTTTCGTCCAGACCCAAGCACTGCCAGCATTAAGTAACTTCTCAAGGTTATTATTCATAAGTTCTTAACCTCCTTTGCCAGCCAGTCTTGGGCAGCATCTTTTTCATCCTGATTCATTACGTTATTCTCATTTATCCACTTGATCAAGCCTTTGCGTGGAACTAATTTTCTCGATCCTACAATAACACAAGGAAATTTCTTTTCACGTATGAGATTATATAACATTGTTTTACTCAATGTAGTCTTTTCAGCAATTTCTTTGACCCTAAACATCTTAATATCAGTGTTATATTCATTTCGCTGTTCAAGTCTTTCTAGTCGTTCATTCATTGTTTCTAATTGGCCTACGATTCTGTCAGCCAAACTTTCAAGTAATCCCATTGATCTCCACCCTCCTTTCATCTACTAAATTTCAGTAACAAAGCAATCTAATGATTAATCCATTACTTCCACCTCCTTATGCTGCTCTTAATATGTAGGTAACATTATGCAACTTCATTGTTAAAAAAAGCTTCTTTAGCCTCATCTCCAAAAAAATCAATTATATTCTGTACAACTCTTAAGGAAGGGTTTCTAGTACCATTTTCTATACTAGTATACATCGGTCTCGAAACACCTATAACTTCTGCTACTTTTTTTTGAGTCAATCCTTTGTTTTTCCTAATTTCACGTAATTTAATTCGTTCCATAATAAACTTGCCCCCTTTCTCAAGTTGCATAATGTTACTTTGTATTTATAATTATATGTTACAATTGGTTACTTGTCAAGGGTGATTATAGTTTTTTTTATTCTTTTAGTTACTTAAAGTTTCAATGAGTAACTAACTATGATATTATTAATACAACTTGAAACTATTCGAGGTGAAAAAATGGCTTTTCAAAAAAGGTTAAAAAAATTAAGAAATGAAAAAGGAGTGTATCAAAAAGAATTAGCAAAAATTATTGGAGTTTCACGTCCTACAATTACCCAATACGAAAGCGGGCAAAGAAAACCCGATCACGAAACATTATCAAAAATAGCAGATTATTTTGATGTAAGTATTGATTACCTCCTAGGTCGTACTGATGAACGTAAATCAGCAGATAAAATCAAACAAGCTCTATCCGATGATGAAGATCTACAAGAGTTCTGGGAACAACTATCTACCCGAGAAGATCTGAAATTGATGTTTAAGCAAACTAAAGACCTCAGCCCAGAATCAATTCACCGCATTATAGAAATAGTTAAAATTATTGAAGATGAAGAGCGTGAAAGACATGGGGGATAAAGAAAAAATTAGACGTCAGGTACTCAACGCTCTTAATGACACTTATATAAATTTTCAAGAATGGGCTAAGGAGCATAATATCTATCATCAGTTAGCTAGGCTTCCAAAGGAAGTCTGGGGTTTTGTATATCAGTCTCAATATTGTAACTACTTTGTAATAATTAATAAGAATCTAGGATATGAAATGCAAAGGGAGGTATTTATGCATGAGGTAGAACATATCCTCTATCACTTTCCAGAACATAATTACATAATCGGATTGGATATGCATCATACTTCCTTAGAAGATGATGCTGATGACTTTGCTCTTGAAATGATGGCTAATGTTAGGTAGTTTTTTATTTTTGTCTAACTCAGAAATATTTAACTATAATGATAATCTAGACCATTTAAAGGAGATGAATAAATTGTCTAATAAAGTAAGAGAAATAATTAGAAAAGAATCCCCTTCAAAATCAAACAAAGTGAATATAAAAGAATTACTTAACAAATACAAATCTGAAATTGATGAAAATATTAAAAAAGAATGGCAAAAATTATATAAACTTCTTGAGGAAGAATTACCTGCTTCAAGTTTTAATACTTGGTTTTCAAACCTTAAGCTAGTTACTAATATTGATAATAAATTAATATTTTTGACAGCTAACGAATTTCAATCTGATCAGCTTAAAAATCATTATTCAAGTTTATTGGAACAAGCAATGCAAGAATTAACTAACAAGAACTTTAAATTCAGCTTCGCTTCTAAATCTGAAATCGTCAAAAAAATTAAAAATCAGTAAGACAAAATGTTCTTCCTTATTTCTTATACTTAAAGCAAATTTATTATTACAATATCTGAAAATATTGATATGATTTGTGAAGTGTTTTTAAATTGAAAATCACAAATTAAAATGTATGTTTTTTATTTTTACACCTATTATACTTCAAATGTTAGTCGTTTTATAAAATCGTTTTCCTCATGGATTTCTGCTAAGATTATACTTGCTTACATCCCACATAGTTAATGTAAAACTCTATACTTTTCTCAGCTTCCTCAAACCAGTTATCTACATTTACATCTCGCATAGTTAATGTAAAACGAGGAGGAAAAGCAATGAAATGGATATTTGGCTTCATCACATTTACATCTCACATAGTTAATGTAAAACGCTGATTCTGTAACATTCAAATTTGTTACATAATGTCTAATTTACATCTCACATAGTTAATGTAAAACTATTGATGAAAGAACTAGGACTGCTCACTTAAAAGCTAAGTTTATATCTCACATAGTTAATGTAAAACGCTTCGAACGGTACTCAGTAGGGAAGTTACCAAGTCCGTTTATATCTCACATAGTTAATGTAAAACAAG is part of the Sporohalobacter salinus genome and harbors:
- a CDS encoding ImmA/IrrE family metallo-endopeptidase encodes the protein MGDKEKIRRQVLNALNDTYINFQEWAKEHNIYHQLARLPKEVWGFVYQSQYCNYFVIINKNLGYEMQREVFMHEVEHILYHFPEHNYIIGLDMHHTSLEDDADDFALEMMANVR
- a CDS encoding helix-turn-helix domain-containing protein; translated protein: MARLTLDDKVKSLKEIEQLKDEMIEKLNQIDEDESIAESHISFELVVRDVLLKCIENSRKELPFSLTPKDVEELLPVSSTKVYTLLERGEIPARKIDGKWAIQRDQFLAWFHGSTINNKQDELESVVV
- a CDS encoding helix-turn-helix transcriptional regulator yields the protein MERIKLREIRKNKGLTQKKVAEVIGVSRPMYTSIENGTRNPSLRVVQNIIDFFGDEAKEAFFNNEVA
- a CDS encoding helix-turn-helix domain-containing protein → MILLIQLETIRGEKMAFQKRLKKLRNEKGVYQKELAKIIGVSRPTITQYESGQRKPDHETLSKIADYFDVSIDYLLGRTDERKSADKIKQALSDDEDLQEFWEQLSTREDLKLMFKQTKDLSPESIHRIIEIVKIIEDEERERHGG
- a CDS encoding DUF4373 domain-containing protein, whose amino-acid sequence is MARPQKEGLDYFPLDVDMDQDDKVFMLEAECGLEGFALAVKLFMKIYSSGYYIKWREREAKIFAHKNSVEVNVVNNVVDVCINEGIFHEELYEKHGILTSHGIQKRFFKATARRKKVEYNPDFMLVDVSEYNNLVNVNKNPDLVEDDDDNKKQSKVKKSKVNNNVRNEDIIDIKSHNMQENEEIQEEEQNQQQEKESGNKSDAEEILNYARQKIITNQLAYENLVIDDLKKHSKLVLKKAIDLAVAQEKNKENFKRGDPKNGVDIGSWRFIQCFIEQAQKEIKGGNQNGRSSGGDQQSNRKSSKDEGARLQEKAFEIMGFKEK
- a CDS encoding helix-turn-helix domain-containing protein, with product MGLLESLADRIVGQLETMNERLERLEQRNEYNTDIKMFRVKEIAEKTTLSKTMLYNLIREKKFPCVIVGSRKLVPRKGLIKWINENNVMNQDEKDAAQDWLAKEVKNL
- a CDS encoding DnaA N-terminal domain-containing protein, which gives rise to MSNKVREIIRKESPSKSNKVNIKELLNKYKSEIDENIKKEWQKLYKLLEEELPASSFNTWFSNLKLVTNIDNKLIFLTANEFQSDQLKNHYSSLLEQAMQELTNKNFKFSFASKSEIVKKIKNQ
- a CDS encoding helix-turn-helix domain-containing protein; translation: MRDARKELVKKELQRKGWSQKKLAQEMGYSESVVSQYLNGTKPPEEFYSLATQVLGSIRLKLVLKGDTTAPVYFEGVRLDLFFTMDKLEQECRETIEAIRKAKGRLHNVQHKNDCTKEQSKAVYRVLEKGKDLNHCVEHMDIVGDDSGFDLEKRDRKCLRKYYDNKYLPTVIDFDDIKKDTCSGKASVSV